A window from Kovacikia minuta CCNUW1 encodes these proteins:
- a CDS encoding HEAT repeat domain-containing protein, whose translation MVKRLRQETLILLKVWVSTFSLLVLLLPASHTCSQTTTEANIQTYIQSLRSKDAKVRSEAANSLAEMGFEAKKAVPALISALKDSNVNVRWNAAYALGEMGPEAKSAAPALKEVLQDDYGIVRYFAADALGKIGPAASVAIPNLIKSLKDDDVAVRQRSAGVLSRFNQDAKSAVPALIDALKDSDSRVRSNSAYALGQIGADAKSAIPSLGDALKDNDPQVRIESAYALGQIGMDAKSAVPALITALKDSNPEVRYNSACALGGIGVDAKSAVPALIDNLKDSNVKVRICAVYTFEQIGADAKAATPALVAALKDDSVEVRRRVATALGHISPGSKDVVSSLIHALKDNDAQVRRNATEALSNIGVRRQKFQFQRS comes from the coding sequence ATGGTTAAGCGTCTGCGGCAAGAAACATTAATACTCTTAAAAGTCTGGGTAAGCACCTTTAGCCTTTTAGTATTGCTACTTCCTGCCAGTCACACATGCTCACAAACAACAACCGAAGCCAATATACAAACTTATATCCAAAGCCTGAGAAGCAAGGATGCAAAAGTTCGGTCGGAGGCTGCTAATTCTCTAGCGGAAATGGGATTTGAAGCAAAAAAGGCAGTTCCGGCTTTAATAAGCGCTTTGAAAGACAGCAACGTAAACGTTCGGTGGAATGCTGCGTATGCTTTAGGAGAAATGGGTCCAGAGGCAAAGTCGGCTGCTCCGGCTCTCAAAGAAGTTTTACAAGATGACTATGGTATAGTCCGCTATTTTGCTGCTGATGCTCTAGGAAAAATAGGGCCGGCAGCAAGCGTAGCAATTCCGAATCTAATTAAGTCTCTAAAGGATGACGATGTAGCTGTTCGGCAGAGATCCGCTGGAGTTCTATCTCGCTTTAATCAGGACGCGAAATCGGCTGTTCCTGCTCTAATAGATGCTTTGAAGGATAGTGACTCGAGAGTTCGCAGTAATTCGGCTTATGCATTGGGACAGATAGGTGCGGATGCAAAATCCGCCATTCCCTCCTTAGGAGATGCTTTGAAGGATAATGACCCGCAGGTTCGCATTGAATCGGCTTATGCGTTGGGACAAATAGGTATGGATGCAAAATCTGCCGTTCCTGCTCTAATAACTGCTTTGAAGGATAGCAACCCAGAAGTTCGCTATAACTCTGCTTGTGCTTTAGGAGGGATAGGTGTGGATGCAAAATCCGCAGTCCCTGCCTTAATAGATAACTTGAAAGACAGTAATGTAAAAGTTCGCATTTGTGCTGTCTATACTTTTGAGCAGATTGGAGCAGATGCAAAAGCTGCAACTCCTGCACTGGTGGCTGCTTTAAAAGACGATTCTGTAGAAGTTCGAAGGAGAGTTGCTACCGCATTAGGACATATAAGTCCGGGTTCGAAGGATGTAGTTTCTTCTCTTATCCATGCTTTGAAGGATAATGATGCACAAGTTCGCCGCAACGCTACAGAAGCCTTAAGCAATATAGGGGTCCGGAGGCAAAAGTTTCAGTTCCAGCGCTCGTAA
- a CDS encoding HEAT repeat domain-containing protein, whose translation MRDNDAVVRWKTASVLSGIGPEAKAAIPALIICLRDKSVLVRRNAVEALKNMGPEAKVAIPVLTDALKDNDAKVRQSSAETLSGIGTEAKAAIPALTNVLKDNEAEVRWSAAYALSQMSPEAKVAVPASPIQI comes from the coding sequence CTGAGAGATAATGACGCAGTAGTTCGTTGGAAGACCGCGAGTGTTTTATCTGGTATAGGACCCGAAGCAAAGGCAGCGATTCCAGCACTAATTATTTGTTTGAGAGATAAATCTGTACTAGTTCGCCGGAATGCAGTTGAAGCTTTAAAAAACATGGGTCCAGAAGCCAAAGTTGCAATCCCTGTATTGACAGATGCTTTGAAAGATAACGATGCGAAAGTTCGCCAAAGTTCGGCTGAAACTCTCTCTGGTATCGGCACAGAAGCAAAAGCAGCTATTCCGGCTCTTACTAATGTACTAAAGGATAATGAGGCAGAAGTGAGATGGAGCGCTGCTTATGCTCTATCTCAAATGAGTCCAGAAGCGAAAGTTGCGGTTCCAGCTTCGCCAATTCAAATCTGA
- a CDS encoding IS30 family transposase, whose protein sequence is MSYTQLSADERLELYRLRQRGDLSLRAIAIRMGRSHSTISRELKRNQSSEQIYLPDLAQAQQHVRRQQSKQPFVGISEGCLARVKAQLRQYHSPQQIAGSLKLKGLEWVSHETIYQMIYHNYADMGAYRGYLRHSHIRRQHRSAKRQKRGLIPNRVGIEHRPVIAEQKSEIGHWEGDTIVGGNHLGAIATHVDKASKFLVARVMKDRTAGEMNRVSIAAFESIPKERRKTMTFDNGKEFSKHEQLTARLGVQCYFANPYHSWERGLNEHTNGLIRQFFPKGTNFRIVKQDEVDQVVELINHRPRQSLGYRTPHEVFWGQSGDGALQI, encoded by the coding sequence ATGAGCTATACGCAGCTTAGCGCAGATGAGCGCCTGGAACTCTATCGATTGAGACAAAGGGGTGATTTGTCCCTGCGGGCAATTGCCATTCGAATGGGACGTTCCCACAGCACCATTTCTCGTGAACTCAAACGCAACCAAAGCTCAGAGCAGATCTATCTACCGGACTTGGCTCAAGCTCAGCAGCACGTTCGTCGGCAGCAGTCCAAGCAACCGTTTGTGGGCATCTCTGAGGGTTGTTTGGCGAGGGTGAAAGCGCAACTTCGGCAGTACCATAGCCCGCAACAGATTGCCGGTTCACTCAAGCTCAAAGGACTGGAGTGGGTGAGCCATGAGACCATCTATCAGATGATTTATCACAACTATGCCGATATGGGTGCCTATCGTGGCTATTTACGGCACTCTCACATCCGACGGCAGCATCGGAGCGCCAAGCGACAGAAACGAGGATTGATTCCCAATCGAGTTGGGATTGAACACAGACCTGTGATTGCAGAACAAAAGAGTGAAATTGGGCATTGGGAAGGCGATACGATCGTCGGGGGTAATCATTTGGGAGCGATTGCGACGCATGTAGACAAAGCCTCAAAGTTTCTGGTTGCACGAGTGATGAAAGACCGAACAGCAGGGGAGATGAACCGTGTCAGTATTGCAGCGTTTGAGTCGATTCCAAAAGAGCGACGCAAGACGATGACGTTTGATAATGGCAAGGAGTTTAGCAAGCATGAGCAACTAACAGCGAGGTTGGGAGTGCAATGTTATTTTGCCAATCCATATCATTCTTGGGAACGTGGGTTGAATGAGCATACGAATGGATTGATTCGACAGTTTTTCCCAAAAGGAACGAATTTTAGAATCGTCAAGCAAGATGAAGTCGATCAAGTAGTTGAATTGATTAATCATCGACCGAGACAATCGTTAGGTTATCGAACTCCTCATGAGGTATTCTGGGGTCAGTCAGGTGATGGTGCACTTCAGATTTGA
- a CDS encoding HEAT repeat domain-containing protein: MKTLKDSNAGVRNNSAYALRQLGLDAKVAIPPLIDALKDSNSDVRWNSAIALCRMGAEAKAAVPTLMDTLKENEIYVRQAAVIALWNIDPTWVFQIKWLAGILAYTLLFLLWLMIFWLRPFWLFKANNILKPYTDFSLPVPFGNNVKLPIRFVILVGFFHYRKRVLNAWVSAYIGNVRKGFEKKHTVSDRAIHISMPVTIDKTTIPNLTTKQLQPLFNEKRCCLLITGEGGAGKTSLACQLAKWAMSEEKAERLCKHQMLPVLIEQDLDPKVADGKKPFQEVIKGQLQSLIGESEPITDELLEHLLRQRRVLVIVDHLSEMSEESRKEIRLEDSNFLANALIVTSRLEETLDQVPKTTIRPLRIEGNRLSSFMEAYLTQKGKKQLFTDPEYFDACSQLSRMVGQRNATVLLAKLYAEQMIARKEDEQSKAEMQDLAALPKNIPDLMLSYLNELNRGALENQFDDRTVHQDAKAIAWECLQNTYRPASAKRDAALIAMAGENAEARLKHLENRLRIVQTIGAAQNHVRFTLDPLAEYLAAFHIVEKYGSDSNSWQTFLKNADSFPIEAIQGFLLAVRDCYLAMATEVIVPDFVMETLEQKTGLVSHSIPQTNVE; this comes from the coding sequence ATAAAGACTCTAAAAGATAGTAATGCAGGTGTCCGCAATAATTCTGCCTACGCTTTGAGACAGTTAGGTTTAGATGCGAAAGTTGCGATTCCTCCTTTGATAGATGCCTTAAAAGACAGCAATTCGGATGTTCGTTGGAATTCTGCTATCGCTCTATGTCGAATGGGTGCGGAAGCAAAAGCCGCAGTTCCTACTTTGATGGATACCTTAAAAGAAAACGAAATATATGTTCGTCAGGCAGCAGTCATTGCTCTATGGAATATAGATCCAACCTGGGTTTTTCAAATCAAATGGTTGGCAGGTATTCTAGCTTATACTCTTTTATTTTTGTTATGGTTGATGATTTTTTGGCTCCGCCCTTTTTGGCTATTTAAAGCTAACAATATTCTAAAACCGTACACAGACTTTTCATTACCTGTTCCCTTCGGAAACAACGTAAAATTGCCGATTCGATTCGTAATTCTTGTTGGTTTCTTTCATTATCGGAAGAGAGTTCTGAATGCTTGGGTATCAGCCTACATAGGTAATGTGAGAAAGGGGTTTGAGAAGAAACATACAGTTAGCGATCGTGCAATCCATATATCAATGCCTGTTACTATCGACAAAACTACTATTCCAAATTTAACAACTAAACAACTTCAGCCACTCTTTAATGAAAAGCGTTGTTGTCTGTTGATTACAGGTGAAGGTGGAGCAGGTAAAACAAGTCTGGCATGTCAGTTGGCAAAATGGGCTATGTCAGAGGAAAAAGCGGAAAGACTATGTAAGCACCAAATGTTACCTGTTCTGATTGAACAAGATTTAGATCCTAAAGTTGCAGATGGGAAAAAACCATTTCAAGAAGTGATTAAAGGACAACTGCAATCGTTAATTGGTGAGTCTGAACCGATTACAGATGAATTGCTAGAACATCTCCTTCGTCAACGTCGAGTTCTAGTGATTGTTGATCACTTATCAGAAATGAGTGAGGAAAGCCGCAAAGAAATTCGCCTTGAAGATTCTAATTTTCTAGCAAATGCTTTGATTGTGACCTCACGTTTAGAGGAAACACTTGATCAAGTACCAAAGACTACTATTAGACCGTTGCGAATTGAAGGAAATCGGCTCTCATCTTTTATGGAAGCTTACTTAACTCAGAAAGGCAAAAAACAGTTATTTACCGATCCAGAGTACTTCGATGCTTGTAGTCAACTTTCTCGAATGGTTGGGCAGCGTAATGCAACAGTATTACTCGCAAAACTATACGCTGAACAGATGATTGCCCGAAAAGAAGACGAACAGTCCAAAGCAGAAATGCAAGATCTTGCGGCTTTACCAAAAAATATTCCAGATTTAATGCTCAGTTACCTGAATGAACTGAATCGAGGGGCATTGGAGAATCAATTTGACGATCGCACCGTTCATCAAGATGCCAAAGCGATAGCTTGGGAATGTCTCCAAAATACCTACCGCCCTGCATCTGCAAAACGGGATGCTGCATTAATAGCTATGGCAGGCGAAAACGCAGAAGCACGACTCAAACATTTGGAAAATCGTTTACGGATTGTTCAGACTATTGGAGCAGCACAAAACCATGTTCGGTTTACCCTTGATCCTTTAGCAGAATATCTTGCGGCTTTCCATATTGTTGAAAAATATGGCAGTGATTCAAACAGTTGGCAAACTTTTCTGAAGAATGCAGATTCGTTCCCTATAGAAGCTATTCAAGGATTCCTACTGGCAGTAAGGGATTGCTATTTGGCTATGGCTACAGAAGTAATAGTTCCCGATTTTGTAATGGAGACATTGGAACAGAAGACAGGATTAGTAAGTCATTCAATTCCTCAAACCAATGTCGAGTGA
- a CDS encoding Uma2 family endonuclease, with product MSTSTQSSDQNIAQPPAVSTEPVWRFSVAQYHQMIRLGILTEDDPVELLEGWLVYKMPKNPPHRAATKLARTALEGVIPAGWYVDGQEPITLEDSEPEPDVVVVRGNTRNYLDRHPGCQDLALVIEISDTTLERDRTFKKRLYARAGISPYWIINLVETCVEVYSEPVNLGDEPTYQQQQTYQLEDVIEVVIEGRVVGQVAVRDLFP from the coding sequence GTGTCTACTTCCACACAGTCCAGCGATCAAAATATCGCACAGCCTCCTGCCGTATCTACAGAGCCAGTGTGGCGCTTCAGTGTGGCGCAGTACCACCAGATGATTCGGTTGGGCATTTTGACTGAGGATGATCCGGTAGAACTTTTGGAAGGTTGGCTCGTTTACAAGATGCCCAAAAATCCACCTCACCGGGCAGCCACAAAACTGGCGCGAACGGCTCTGGAAGGAGTTATTCCGGCTGGATGGTATGTCGATGGACAGGAACCGATTACCCTGGAAGACAGTGAGCCTGAACCTGATGTGGTGGTGGTTCGGGGCAATACCCGCAATTACCTCGATCGCCATCCCGGTTGTCAAGATCTGGCACTCGTAATTGAAATTTCAGATACCACTCTGGAACGGGATCGGACTTTCAAAAAGCGCCTTTATGCCCGTGCCGGAATATCCCCGTACTGGATCATTAACCTGGTTGAAACCTGTGTTGAGGTTTACTCTGAACCTGTGAATTTAGGTGATGAACCAACCTACCAGCAACAGCAAACCTATCAACTAGAGGATGTGATTGAAGTCGTAATTGAGGGGCGTGTCGTCGGGCAGGTTGCTGTTCGGGACTTATTCCCCTGA
- a CDS encoding cation-translocating P-type ATPase yields MVTIQKERFIRSTLIQNPAIINPQEDPELLNLLTACTVCNDAVLQKEAGQWIILGDPTEGALLSLAGKAGFQKDQWADRFPRVVEFPFSSERKRMSVIVEALSPQPSASSPQTSAIGDDQPAPSTPHTPHPTPHIPPPYMMFTKGSPELILERCTQIQVGDLSTPITQSQRQLVLEQNNQMAERGLRVLGFACKPLAEVPAEGTDETTERDLIWLGLAAMHDAPRPEVRDAVARCRTAGIRPIMITGDHQLTARAVAEELGIAKSGDRVLTGRDLEVMQFPELEQQVGEVSVYARVAPEHKLRIVQALQHKNQIVAMTGDGVNDAPALKQADIGVAMGITGTDVSKDASDMVLLDDNFATIVAAAEEGRVVYTNIRRFIKYILGSNIGELLTIGAAPLLGLGGVPLTPLQILWMNLVTDGLPALALAVEPAEPDVMKRPPHDPSESIFARGLGAYMIRIGIILAILAIALMVWAYDYAKTTPGDPERWKTMVFTTLCVAQMGHALAIRSNTRLTVQLNPFSNPYVITAITLTTILQLMLIYVPFLRNFFGTHYLNGTELAICMGFSALMFVWVELEKLVYRWYAARKK; encoded by the coding sequence ATGGTTACGATCCAGAAGGAGCGTTTCATCCGATCGACGCTAATTCAGAACCCAGCAATTATTAATCCCCAGGAAGATCCCGAACTCCTCAACCTGTTAACGGCTTGTACCGTTTGTAATGATGCAGTTCTGCAAAAAGAAGCTGGCCAGTGGATTATTTTAGGCGACCCAACGGAGGGAGCCTTACTCTCCCTGGCAGGCAAAGCAGGCTTTCAGAAGGATCAATGGGCAGATCGCTTCCCGCGCGTTGTCGAATTTCCCTTCTCCTCTGAGCGCAAGCGCATGAGCGTAATTGTAGAAGCCCTCAGCCCTCAGCCCTCAGCCTCCAGCCCCCAGACATCAGCAATTGGGGATGATCAGCCAGCCCCCTCTACACCCCACACCCCACACCCCACACCCCACATCCCTCCCCCTTACATGATGTTCACCAAGGGGTCTCCCGAATTGATTTTGGAGCGTTGCACTCAGATTCAGGTAGGCGATTTGTCAACGCCAATCACCCAGTCTCAGCGGCAATTGGTTTTGGAACAAAATAACCAGATGGCGGAGCGGGGTTTACGGGTGCTGGGGTTTGCCTGCAAACCCTTAGCTGAAGTCCCGGCTGAGGGAACGGACGAAACCACAGAGCGGGATCTCATCTGGCTTGGACTTGCCGCTATGCACGATGCGCCCCGTCCAGAAGTACGGGATGCGGTTGCCCGTTGCCGCACAGCCGGAATTCGTCCGATTATGATTACGGGCGATCATCAGTTGACTGCCCGCGCCGTAGCGGAAGAATTGGGCATCGCGAAATCGGGCGATCGTGTCCTGACTGGACGGGATCTGGAGGTCATGCAGTTCCCCGAACTAGAGCAGCAGGTGGGTGAGGTCAGCGTCTATGCTCGCGTTGCCCCAGAGCATAAGTTACGGATTGTTCAGGCACTCCAACACAAGAACCAGATCGTTGCTATGACCGGAGATGGCGTCAACGATGCCCCTGCGCTGAAGCAGGCGGACATTGGAGTCGCTATGGGCATCACCGGCACCGATGTCAGTAAGGATGCCAGCGATATGGTATTGCTGGACGACAACTTCGCCACCATTGTGGCAGCGGCAGAGGAAGGACGCGTTGTTTACACCAACATCCGTCGTTTCATTAAATACATTTTGGGAAGCAATATCGGTGAATTGCTGACAATTGGTGCTGCACCGCTGTTGGGATTAGGGGGGGTGCCCCTCACCCCACTCCAAATTCTCTGGATGAACCTGGTCACCGATGGCTTGCCTGCCCTGGCTCTGGCCGTCGAACCGGCAGAACCCGATGTGATGAAACGTCCTCCCCATGACCCCAGCGAAAGTATTTTTGCGCGGGGATTGGGGGCGTACATGATCCGGATTGGGATTATTCTGGCGATTTTGGCGATCGCCCTGATGGTCTGGGCTTACGACTACGCAAAAACCACCCCCGGCGATCCCGAACGGTGGAAAACAATGGTATTTACGACCCTCTGTGTAGCTCAGATGGGGCATGCCCTGGCAATTCGCTCTAATACACGTCTCACTGTCCAGCTCAATCCCTTCTCGAATCCCTACGTCATTACTGCCATCACCCTAACTACGATTTTGCAGTTAATGCTGATATATGTTCCCTTCCTGCGCAACTTCTTTGGTACCCATTACTTGAACGGCACGGAGCTTGCCATTTGTATGGGATTTAGCGCCCTCATGTTTGTTTGGGTCGAACTGGAGAAGTTGGTGTATCGCTGGTATGCGGCAAGGAAGAAGTGA
- a CDS encoding cation-translocating P-type ATPase, with protein MTVNSSSPTSTPLWHTLELEQSLRHLESDREAGLTSQQVAAQFQRYGPNELVETKGRSNWQIMLEQFTNIMLILLIVVALISGVLDFIDLRSGKLSPGEIPFKDTIAILAIVILNGLLGYLQESKAEKDLAALKKLASSRVRAIRDDRIVEVDSKELVPGDIMLLEAGVQIAADGRLLEESNLQIRESALTGEAHSVNKEAKVVLPEDTPLGDRINLVFQGTEVVQGRGTVLVTGTGMQTELGRIATMLQSVESEPTPLQQRMDQLSKTLVAGAMALVALVVIGGMIHLGLQSWKELLEVSLSMAVAIVPEGLPAVITVTLALGTQRMVRRHALIRKLPAVETLGSVTTICSDKTGTLTQNKMVVQFVHTSSTVLQVTGDGYDPEGAFHPIDANSEPSNY; from the coding sequence ATGACTGTCAATTCTTCATCACCAACTTCAACACCGCTCTGGCATACGTTAGAGCTAGAGCAAAGCCTGAGGCATCTGGAGAGCGATCGCGAGGCTGGGTTAACCAGTCAGCAGGTCGCCGCCCAATTCCAGCGTTATGGGCCGAATGAGTTGGTCGAGACGAAAGGACGCAGCAATTGGCAAATCATGCTGGAACAGTTCACGAACATCATGCTGATTTTGCTGATTGTGGTGGCACTGATTTCCGGCGTGCTAGATTTTATCGATTTACGCTCTGGAAAGCTCTCTCCAGGAGAGATTCCCTTTAAGGACACGATCGCAATTCTGGCGATCGTCATTTTGAATGGATTGTTGGGCTACTTGCAGGAAAGCAAGGCAGAAAAAGATTTGGCAGCCCTGAAAAAGTTGGCGTCTTCTAGAGTCCGGGCGATCCGCGATGACAGAATTGTGGAAGTTGACTCAAAGGAACTGGTTCCCGGCGACATCATGCTGCTGGAGGCAGGGGTGCAGATTGCAGCAGATGGACGGCTGCTCGAAGAGTCCAACCTGCAAATTCGGGAGTCTGCCCTGACAGGGGAAGCCCATTCTGTGAACAAAGAGGCGAAGGTGGTGTTGCCAGAGGATACCCCCCTGGGCGATCGGATCAACCTAGTCTTTCAGGGTACAGAAGTCGTTCAGGGACGGGGAACTGTTCTGGTCACGGGCACAGGCATGCAAACCGAGTTGGGACGCATTGCCACCATGCTGCAATCGGTGGAATCAGAACCGACCCCACTCCAGCAACGCATGGACCAACTCAGCAAAACCCTGGTGGCAGGGGCGATGGCACTGGTTGCCCTGGTCGTGATTGGGGGCATGATCCATCTGGGTTTGCAAAGCTGGAAAGAACTGCTCGAAGTCTCCCTCAGCATGGCAGTGGCGATCGTCCCCGAAGGACTTCCTGCCGTAATCACCGTCACCCTAGCATTGGGTACCCAACGGATGGTACGCCGCCATGCCCTGATCCGCAAACTGCCCGCTGTCGAAACCCTGGGGTCTGTTACAACCATTTGTTCTGACAAAACAGGCACCCTGACCCAAAACAAAATGGTGGTGCAATTCGTCCATACCAGTAGCACGGTTCTCCAGGTCACGGGCGATGGTTACGATCCAGAAGGAGCGTTTCATCCGATCGACGCTAATTCAGAACCCAGCAATTATTAA
- a CDS encoding ATP-binding protein, producing MSVNPFNPQALVGRRAELNQVCHILASDGDLLLAGVPGSGRRTLLHRAAQTVGVRVIEIDCLRATDSTRFLKLLAEGITSVFNDPAELKLIQYWSKDQPVMLEQSAPTQVSLTWKLDPKGEWCLFQSLLSLPQILAEWLNCRVVLVFLNFPHVRSWDRSDKWQSYLRQEIQEQTRVSYALIATVAESWVQHSNMQVILLGPLKHEDLQPWIVECMAAQGLQFDPNSGALHLFLDYIQGHVGEAIALARRIWSDQLTLQGGEKAAGSGQWAEGKPGARSQEKARRRGDAENSLIQNSKFKIQNSPYPTPHSPLPTPHSLISAHQVHQSTLSLVEDLSLTFESLILLLPPSQVRVLESLALDPTDSPHSREYIQKHQLSRGGGLQGALASLQQKGLVYGSEYHYRITMPLFAFWLKHHLT from the coding sequence ATGAGCGTCAATCCGTTTAATCCTCAGGCTCTTGTAGGCAGACGAGCAGAACTCAATCAGGTCTGTCATATTCTCGCTTCGGACGGTGATCTACTGTTGGCAGGGGTACCGGGCAGCGGTCGGCGCACACTTTTACATCGGGCAGCGCAAACCGTAGGAGTCCGGGTGATCGAAATAGATTGTCTCCGGGCAACGGACTCCACCCGCTTTCTCAAACTGTTGGCGGAAGGGATCACCTCTGTGTTTAACGACCCTGCTGAATTGAAATTAATTCAGTACTGGAGCAAGGATCAGCCCGTTATGCTGGAACAATCCGCGCCAACCCAGGTAAGTTTGACCTGGAAGCTTGATCCCAAGGGTGAATGGTGCCTGTTTCAGAGTCTGTTGTCCCTGCCACAAATCCTGGCTGAGTGGCTCAACTGTCGCGTTGTCCTGGTGTTTCTAAATTTCCCCCATGTCCGTTCCTGGGATCGCTCAGACAAGTGGCAAAGCTACCTGCGGCAGGAAATTCAGGAGCAAACACGGGTCAGTTATGCCCTAATTGCTACGGTGGCAGAGAGCTGGGTGCAGCACAGCAATATGCAGGTGATTTTGTTGGGACCGCTCAAGCATGAAGACCTGCAACCGTGGATAGTGGAGTGCATGGCAGCCCAGGGTTTGCAATTCGACCCAAACAGCGGAGCGCTCCATCTGTTTTTGGATTACATTCAAGGTCATGTGGGGGAAGCGATCGCCCTTGCCCGTCGGATTTGGTCAGATCAGCTCACACTTCAAGGGGGGGAAAAGGCAGCGGGCAGCGGGCAGTGGGCAGAAGGGAAGCCAGGAGCCAGGAGCCAGGAGAAGGCGCGGAGACGCGGAGACGCGGAGAATTCCTTAATTCAAAATTCAAAATTCAAAATTCAAAATTCTCCTTACCCCACTCCCCACTCCCCACTCCCCACTCCCCACTCCCTCATTTCTGCTCACCAGGTTCACCAAAGTACCCTTTCCCTGGTCGAAGATTTATCTCTTACCTTTGAGTCGCTCATCCTACTATTGCCACCCAGTCAAGTCAGAGTTCTAGAAAGCCTTGCCCTCGATCCGACTGACAGCCCCCACTCCCGCGAGTATATTCAGAAACATCAACTTTCTAGGGGAGGAGGACTCCAGGGAGCGCTCGCCAGTTTACAACAAAAAGGATTGGTCTACGGTTCGGAGTATCATTACCGGATCACAATGCCCCTGTTTGCCTTCTGGTTAAAGCATCATCTCACGTAG
- a CDS encoding FHA domain-containing protein, with protein sequence MLNLKLSSTDGRTLDFLNQNPSISQSLLAESGHDIGRVSTIIRPVLEAPSRCEISSYYIQAVTTGRTAFLTTNLPELRTAHVTEAASGWLIGRSPNCAIAVEDPSISRCHAVIGHRPNQGFYIIDVGSSNGTFVNGSRLVAMEQHLLQDGDLIKLSHTCVEFFVSGWKSPAEGFEDTEAGSPI encoded by the coding sequence ATGTTGAATTTGAAACTCTCGTCCACTGACGGACGTACCCTGGATTTTCTGAATCAGAATCCGTCCATCTCTCAATCACTTCTTGCTGAATCTGGTCACGATATTGGCCGGGTTTCAACCATTATCCGCCCCGTTCTGGAAGCACCCAGTCGGTGCGAAATCAGTTCTTACTACATTCAAGCGGTAACAACAGGTCGTACCGCTTTTTTAACGACCAATTTGCCCGAATTAAGAACAGCCCATGTTACAGAAGCTGCATCGGGCTGGCTGATTGGTCGCAGCCCCAATTGTGCGATCGCCGTGGAAGATCCCTCCATTTCCCGTTGCCATGCTGTGATTGGGCACCGTCCGAACCAGGGGTTTTACATCATCGATGTCGGTAGTAGCAATGGCACCTTTGTCAACGGTTCCCGCCTGGTGGCGATGGAACAGCATCTCCTTCAGGATGGGGATTTGATTAAACTGAGCCATACCTGTGTCGAATTCTTCGTCTCTGGCTGGAAAAGCCCAGCTGAAGGATTTGAGGATACGGAAGCGGGTAGTCCTATTTAG
- a CDS encoding DUF2358 domain-containing protein, translated as MQPPTLNDREYAAKVEQAIEVLTRDLPTLFEKDISYEIYSRDIFFRDPVNTFKGKLNYRIIFWTLRFHGRLFFTELYFDLHEVQRTSPNTIRADWTVRGTLRVPWKAKLFFNGYSLYTLNSEALIFEHVDTWDRSPGEILKQFVRKGEEKE; from the coding sequence GTGCAACCGCCAACATTGAACGATCGCGAGTACGCAGCAAAAGTTGAGCAGGCGATCGAGGTTCTTACCCGCGATCTACCGACTCTTTTTGAAAAGGATATTTCCTACGAGATTTACAGTCGAGATATCTTTTTTCGCGATCCGGTTAACACCTTTAAGGGTAAGCTCAACTACCGGATTATTTTCTGGACGCTCCGCTTTCACGGACGGCTTTTTTTCACGGAGCTTTATTTCGACCTGCACGAGGTGCAGAGGACCAGTCCCAACACCATTCGGGCGGACTGGACGGTGCGCGGCACGCTGCGGGTTCCCTGGAAAGCGAAACTATTTTTCAACGGTTATTCTCTCTACACGCTCAACTCAGAAGCTCTGATTTTTGAGCATGTAGATACCTGGGATCGATCGCCAGGGGAAATTTTGAAACAATTTGTTCGGAAAGGTGAGGAGAAGGAATAA